The Synechococcus sp. BL107 nucleotide sequence TCTCGAGAATTAGGAAGGGACGGATGTGCTGAGTGCCAAAGCATGAATGGCCTCACTGGCGAGCTCCTGTTGAAGGGCTCCATACACCATTTGGTGTTGCCGGATCCGCGTTAGGCCACTGAATGCGGAAGACACCACACTCACTTGAAGATGGTCTCCACCGCCAGTGAGATCTTCAACGGTCACCGTTGCATCAGGAATGGCACGTTGGATTGCAGATTCGACCGCGGACGGCTGCACCATGACGAAAACTCCCAATTCAATGATGTTGGCAGATGAACTCAGCTGCCAGGCCTTGATGCACCCTTGAACTCCGTTTCGACAAAACCAAGTTCGACAAGGCTCTGATAAGCCTTTTGGCCCTGAGGTTTGGATGGTGTC carries:
- a CDS encoding BolA/IbaG family iron-sulfur metabolism protein, coding for MVQPSAVESAIQRAIPDATVTVEDLTGGGDHLQVSVVSSAFSGLTRIRQHQMVYGALQQELASEAIHALALSTSVPS